CGGCGAGGAGGGCAACCGCGGCAACCCCCGCGCGCTTTTTACAGCCCGCTAACCGTGCGCCGCGGCCTCGCTCGCGGGCGTTGCCGGGTGCACGATCTGTTCGCCGGTCGGCAATGCCGACACATCCCAGCCGCCGCCCAGCGCCTTGATCAACGCAACGCTGGCGGCCATCCGCCGGCGCGCGATCGACACCGCGTTGCGCTCGTTGGTCAGCGCGGTGGTCTGCGCGACCACCACGTCGAGATAGGTGATCGCGCCGTTTTTGTAGCGATTCGACACGACCGCGAGCGCACGCTGCGCGGCGGCGACGGCGTCGTCCTGCGCGGCGGCTTCCTGTTCGAGCACACGTAGCGCGGCGAGGTTGTCCTCGACCTCGCCGAACGCGCTCAGCACCGTCTGCCGGTATTGCGCGACGCTTTCGTCGTAGTGCGCCTGGGCCTGTTCCTTGACGGCGGCGCGTCCGCCGAAGTCGAGCAGCGTGCCCGCGAGCGCCGGGCCGAGCGACCACAGACGGCTCGGCGCGACGAGCCACTGGCTGTAGTTGGTCGCTTCGAGGCCGCCGGTCACCGACAGAATCAGACTGGGGAAAAACGCCGCGGTCGCGACGCCGATCTGCGCATTCATATCGGCGATGTGGCGCTCCGCCGCCGCGATGTCGGGGCGACGTTCGAGCAAGGCCGACGGCACGCCCGCCGCCGCGACGACCGGGATCGCGACGAGCGGCGCGACCGGCAACGAAAACGTCGACGGCGTCTGACCGGTCAGAATCGCAATCGCATGGTCGAGCTGCGCGCGCTGCACGCCGAGATCGAGCGCCTGCGCCTGGGTGGTCTTCAGTTGCGTTTGCGCCTGGGCGACGTCGGCGTCGGTGGCGATGCCGCCCGCGTAGCGGTGCTGCGTCAGATCGAGCGCTTCCGTGTAGGCCTTGATCGTATCGTCGAGCAACTGGCGCTCGCGATCGATGCCGCGCAACTCGAAGTAGTCGGTCGCGAGTTCGGCCTGCATCGACAGCAGCACGGCCTGAACGTCGGCGGCGCTGGCCTGCGCCTCGGCCTTCGCGCCTTCGACGCTGCGCGACACGCGGCCCCACAGATCGGGTTCCCACGACGCGTCGGCCTGCACGAGGTAGTCGTTCAGCGCCAGACCGGCGGTCGATTTGTGCAGCACGTTGCTCGACGTCCGCGCGCGCGAATAGTCGCCGTTCGCGCTGACGATCGGGAAGTAGGTGGACCGGTATTGCGCGACCGTTGCGCGGGCGGCGCGAAAGCGCGCCTGCGCGGCCTGCACGTTCTGGTTCGCGC
The sequence above is a segment of the Paraburkholderia sp. D15 genome. Coding sequences within it:
- a CDS encoding efflux transporter outer membrane subunit, which produces MRAPTNSAPARRNRCAPARGRTPACHAALAFALACSLAACTVGPDYVKPPATAAATYKELEGSGWMPAQPADTLARGAWWNVYADPALDALEQQVAGANQNVQAAQARFRAARATVAQYRSTYFPIVSANGDYSRARTSSNVLHKSTAGLALNDYLVQADASWEPDLWGRVSRSVEGAKAEAQASAADVQAVLLSMQAELATDYFELRGIDRERQLLDDTIKAYTEALDLTQHRYAGGIATDADVAQAQTQLKTTQAQALDLGVQRAQLDHAIAILTGQTPSTFSLPVAPLVAIPVVAAAGVPSALLERRPDIAAAERHIADMNAQIGVATAAFFPSLILSVTGGLEATNYSQWLVAPSRLWSLGPALAGTLLDFGGRAAVKEQAQAHYDESVAQYRQTVLSAFGEVEDNLAALRVLEQEAAAQDDAVAAAQRALAVVSNRYKNGAITYLDVVVAQTTALTNERNAVSIARRRMAASVALIKALGGGWDVSALPTGEQIVHPATPASEAAAHG